One genomic segment of Tripterygium wilfordii isolate XIE 37 chromosome 9, ASM1340144v1, whole genome shotgun sequence includes these proteins:
- the LOC120006125 gene encoding uncharacterized protein LOC120006125 — translation MGLSKAYLNNIEKSYSASRLRRLQIDDEESIKARMLRLKKEMTEIGEEHKNIKAGQREVRKKIKDIRSQCAQLREETKLMFDQSTCIKRRLHIMSHILQARQRGDFVKAQKLTEFLK, via the exons atgggGCTTAGCAAGGCATATTTGAACAACATTGAGAAGAGCTACTCTGCTTCAAGGCTAAGAAGACTCCAG ATTGATGACGAAGAGAGCATTAAAGCAAGGATGCTAAGATTGAAGAAGGAGATGACAGAGATTGGCGAGGAGCACAAGAACATAAAAGCAGGGCAAAGGGAAGTGAGAAAGAAAATTAAGGATATCAGGAGCCAGTGTGCCCAACTCAGAGAAGAAACAAAGCTTATGTTTGATCAAAGCACATGCATCAAACGGCGACTCCATATCATGTCTCACATCTTGCAAGCACGACAGCGCGGCGATTTTGTTAAAGCGCAAAAGCTTACTGAGTTCCTCAAGTAA